From Corvus moneduloides isolate bCorMon1 chromosome 4, bCorMon1.pri, whole genome shotgun sequence, one genomic window encodes:
- the LOC116442577 gene encoding histone H1.03 produces MAETAPVAAPDVAAAALAPAKAPAAKKPKKAASGSKARKPAGPSVTELITKAVSASKERKGLSLAALKKALAAGGYDVEKSNSRIKLGIKSLVSKGILVQTKGTGASGSFRLSKKPGEVKEKAPKKKIAAAKPKKPAAKKPASAAKKPKKAAAVKKSPKKAKKPAAAAAKKAAKSPKKATKAAKPKKAAAAAKSPAKAKAVKPKAAKPKAAKPKAAKAKKAAPKKK; encoded by the coding sequence AGACCGCTCCCGTCGCCGCGCCCGAtgtcgccgccgccgccctggCCCCGGCTAAAGCTCCCGCCGCCAAGAAGCCGAAGAAGGCGGCGAGCGGCTCCAAAGCCCGCAAGCCCGCGGGGCCCAGCGTCACCGAGCTGATCACCAAGGCCGTGTCCGCCTCCAAGGAGCGCAAGGGGCTCTCCCTCGCCGCGCTCAAGAAGGCGCTGGCTGCCGGCGGCTACGATGTGGAGAAAAGTAATAGCCGTATCAAGCTGGGTATCAAGAGCCTTGTCAGCAAGGGCATCCTGGTGCAGACCAAGGGCACCGGCGCCTCCGGCTCCTTCCGCCTCAGCAAGAAACCCGgagaagtgaaggaaaaagctCCTAAGAAGAAAATAGCTGCAGCCAAGCCCAAGAAGCCGGCGGCTAAGAAGCCCGCCAGCGCCGCCAAGAAGCCCAAGAAAGCGGCGGCGGTGAAGAAGAGCCCTAAAAAAGCGAAGAAGCCGGCGGCCGCCGCAGCCAAGAAAGCAGCCAAGAGCCCCAAGAAGGCGACAAAGGCTGCCAAGCCCAAAAAAGCGGCGGCAGCAGCGAAGAGCCCGGCTAAGGCCAAAGCGGTGAAACCCAAAGCAGCCAAGCCCAAGGCGGCCAAGCCGAAAGCAGCGAAGGCGAAGAAGGCAGCGCCCAAGAAAAAGTAA